ACTTCTTACTTCTAGCTCAAGGAAGAAAATCTGGGGTACAAGGTACAGTTTGTTCACTCCAGCTGAAAACAGAACAATAAGTGCACAATTCAAACCTGTAGTCCAACTAGCCATTGTTTCTTTCTGGATAACTGAGGTGACAGTAACCCATGACGAGGAAAACCGTGCTTATCAACTTCTGGATAAGATACAGCGGAAGAAGCCTCCTGAAGAGAGAGACAACAATCATGAATTTTAAGGTAAATTTTTCAGAAATTACAATTACAATGGTTAAAAGTCTAGACTTTGTGTCAGGCAGCAAAAGCTTTCATTCAAAAATACAATGACATGGTAAATAAGGGAAGCATTAATTCATTTGCTCATGCAAATCAGAAACTATTTGTTCTAACTTGTGTACTTGAATCAGGACGTGGAAAACGAAGTTCAATCCCCGGAATTCCCAGATTCGGCAGGGGAGTTGTATTAACATTAACATCAGGAGCATTGGTTTTCAGAGAACGGTAAAATTAGGATAAAATGATTACTTGCTGAAACCATGCTGTAACAAAgaagaaatgttttaaattcTGTCAGTAATAATATAGTCTGTAGTCATAAATTTTGCTTTCCAccaattaaatttcaatttcacTAGAAGTTTCAAATGGGagcaacacaaacaaatctttttgttttttgtttgtttgttgttttttttttagaacacatcgataattcatcaatcaaatatagaaaaaaaattacattgaacaaagaactttgcagcccgttatttatttactttttttaatttaatttttatttttttaggagatttatattcttgtaattaaccattttttaataatcaataaaagtttattaattattttctcatttctcaccacttactcacaaaagatgtgtgagtatatatattatacttttacaaaaagaattctttcaattatacatgttaacaaccatacaaaccatatcttttaactatattctcataaaaagtttagaaattattttatttgaaaacacacacaattacatatatataaataaataaacataaatattatacattttatattNNNNNNNNNNNNNNNNNNNNNNNNNNNNNNNNNNNNNNNNNNNNNNNNNNNNNNNNNNNNNNNNNNNNNNNNNNNNNNNNNNNNNNNNNNNNNNNNNNNNNNNNNNNNNNNNNNNNNNNNNNNNNNNNNNNNNNNNNNNNgcgtattgtgattttccaacaATTATcaactaatgcgtctcaggtgcattttactgacactTTACTcgacattgaactaaaaattattattattattattactatatatatctatatattttattttcatataataaaaaaactaagAGAAAAATGAAGAGGAGATTATTCATaccttaaaaaaaacattaaaacataccattgaatcacaagtttaacatcacatgaattttcttttcttactcttggatgttggccaattaagttgagataagaatggatNNNNNNNNNNNNNNNNNNNNNNNNNNNNNNNNNNNNNNNNNNNNNNNNNNNNNNNNNNNNNNNNNNNNNNNNNNNNNNNNNNNNNNNNNNNNNNNNNNNNNNNNNNNNNNNNNNNNNNNNNNNNNNNNNNNNNNNNNNNNNNNNNNNNNNNNNNNNNNNNNNNNNNNNNNNNNNNNNNNNNNNNNNNNNNNNNNNNNNNNNNNNNNNNNNNNNNNNNNNNNNNNNNNNNNNNNNNNNNNNNNNNNNNNNNNNNNNNNNNNNNNNNNNNNNNNNNNNNNNNNNNNNNNNNNNNNNNNNNNNNNNNNNNNNNNNNNNNNNNNNNNNNNNNNNNNNNNNNNNNNNNNNNNNNNNNNNNNNNNNNNNNNNNNNNNNNNNNNNNNNNNNNNNNNNNNNNNNNNNNNNNNNNNNNNNNNNNNNNNNNNNNNNNNNNNNNNNNNNNNNNNNNNNNNNNNNNNNNNNNNNNNNNNNNNNNNNNNNNNNNNNNNNNNNNNNNNNNNNNNNNNNNNNNNNNNNNNNNNNNNNNNNNNNNNNNNNNNNNNNNNNNNNNNNNNNNNNNNNNNNNNNNNNNNNNNNNNNNNNNNNNNNNNNNNNNNNNNNNNNNNNNNNNNNNNNNNNNNNNNNNNNNNNNNNNNNNNNNNNNNNNNNNNNNNNNNNNNNNNNNNNNNNNNNNNNNNNNNNNNNNNNNNNNNNNNNNNNNNNNNNNNNNNNNNNNNNNNNNNNNNNNNNNNNNNNNNNNNNNNNNNNNNNNNNNNNNNNNNNNNNNNNNNNNNNNNNNNNNNNNNNNNNNNNNNNNNNNNNNNNgagatcgggatagccttgggtcgattggggcagtgggccgtatgggNtcgatcggggcagtgggctgtatgggcggtagctcaattggtactaggactcttgatatcaatgtacttatcctacaggtcatgggatcgagtcctggggaggcgaaagaaaccccttggtagggagggggagatcctatgagtaacccgtacgacgcctatggaaagcccgtgagggaaaaggcccctttgagggagcccaagatcgggatagccttgggtcgatcggggcagtgggctgtatgggcggtagctcaattggtactaggactcttgatatcaatgtacttatccTACAGGTCAAGGGATCGAGTcctggggaggcgaaagaaaccccttggtagggagggggagatcctatgagtaacccgtacgacgcctatggaaagcccgtgagggaaaaggccgtatgggcggtccactgagCCTGTAAAGGGTCGTTACACATATATACaacgtagttgtgattgtggcttaCATCTTcatctgattttacgttcagtaatgAGTTCAAcaccttctatgagtcgaggatatgcttcccatccaattttcttataaattggcaaacagagtcttttaacgtcagattcccaagatgaaattatatatatatttacttatctaaacagatatgcgttactacagtaggatctttgtaaggctgattccaccgtccatattgatatttatCATGTTGAAAtcgccaccatagtttaagaagttcattttgaacgtacccactagaatgcgtatcaagaacctctagaaaattatccaaaggctctttactcataccattcttaatgaataaaattttatcttctctattcattgatgtcgttccaacatttttgcatttcccctTACAAGttcaccttgcacatttatgacatccacctatatgtttagctcttcgctttttgaCATATGtacttttaccaaatcctggcatatgtcttattattatttcacttgcttctccaaccaatcggacttttgcttcaattatcaaacgtATATCATTCgatatgccatatgacatcatcaaccttagtcgctcacatctagctttataaaattttttcaacgcattatcaggttaACAGGCAAAATATAAATTCGAGAGTTGTCttctagttttgagttttttaagCATTTGCGCTTAAATCCAAGTTTTGCAAAATTTAAACTCTTGGAATTGAATTTTTAAGCTTAACGCTTAGAATTCGAAATTAGAAAGTTTGCATATTATCTTGATAGCGTTCTAAACATTTCAACTTCGTGTGGCTTTAAAATTTGTAGTGCTACTTATTTAAAGCCGTAGTCGTTGTATCTTGAGAAACGAATTGCCAACAACCATGAGAACCGAGGTGGGGcaatattgtttcaaaaaaaaagacTCAAACTTTTGCCTCGACTGTTTTCTCGTAGCCTTTTGATTCATCCATTTCTATCCCGagatttctcaaaaaaaataaaagaataccTACCAACAAAAATTCCACCGATTGACATTAAGTCAATTACCTTCCAACACGCTATGGACTAGAAAAATCGAACATAAAATCCATGATCAATCCCAATAAAGAATCATACGTCCCAATTATGAACTTTAATCTCGACAAGATCACTAAAAGAAATCCGTTTCCAGAAAATAAAACAGTTGATCAAATCGTAATAAAAAGcaacaaaaaattgattttcCAAAGAAAGGTACCTTACATCCAAGCACTTCGTAAAATGATACTGCAAAGCCAATCCTCCAAGCAAATCTGACGGGAGAGAAACAGAGGTTTTGGAGAGAGGAAGGAAGCGGGGGCTTAGCCCGGTTGGGGACAGTGAAAGTGGAGATGAGAAATAGAAAGAAAAATTAAGGAAGTTTGATTGGAGAAGAAACTCGCCAGTTCTGACTCATATCAGCTAAAACCTTTTGAATAAATTTGTAGTACCACGTGTAATTATTTCGTTATCACCAATTTTCAATAAtggtttttctattttttatttaataattacttgTATTTTTTATACGTTCTTGAAAGTTTGGTTTCAAGGAGACAAAAGGATCTAtactataataatttataattttaattatttgtataaGTTGTTGGAGGGATTTCTTCAAAAACACATCATCTACAACATGAAGAAGATAGATTATTTTTTGTCCTAAAGACGAATTTGTCTCTCACACGGTGTCCATAAGATATGACAATCGTTTCTTAATATACAACGACTTTCAACTTGTGATACTACAAATCACGAATTTTATAACTAGAAATTGATAGAAACTCtcttttgagaaaaaaatatgaaaaataagtttaatataaattcaaatattgttCTTTTTGTTTTATCGTCTCAAAGTTGATATTATTTTGTTAGTCAAAAATGTGGATTGATGTTTAAGTGTCATCTTTGGGCATTTAGTGGTAGCCTTGGTTGTAACATAAAGCCCCTTTTGTGAATTGCAAGATCCACTCGACCaacttttattttacttttgcttaaaattttttaattttagagcAAAAATTGAAATTGCGATTAAAAAAACAATGCCTAAacattttgaaaatatcaaaaaaccgagatttttttatattttcgtgaacaaataatttttttttttttaaaaaaaaaagaagaagcagAATTCTTAAGGCAAAAGTGGGCCCTTTCATCCTATGATGTAAGCAACCAAACTATATTATGAAGATTGCTCTAATTCCAGCAATACTACAAAAATGTGACATATTTCAAGCATATCTCTGTGTACTTTGTTTGATACCTAAAACCATTATTAGAtttgtcaaatatttattattttatgctCACAACCTTCTAGAAATCATTTTTTGTGaaacaataatatattttcttacaatCATCAAGTCTGAAAAATAAGATACTCGGTATTTTTTTAACCTAGCttgtttttccatttttttttaaaaataacacttgattgtttgatatagcTTTTTGAATTAACAAGAACTTATGAGTTAAAGGTGTTAACATagtttctattttattaaaggtTTCAATTACGAAAAGAACAAAAAGTCAAAACATTTATTGAATAAATCTTGTAGAAGAAATTGTTACAAAGATTGATATACGTCaaaaatatactagaatttgATTCTTTATTGCTATAATCTTGTccagaatttttattttttttaatcgcaATTGCATACATCTCTACTAATTTTCATAATATAAATACAGATATATTCTTATGAGTCGGGTCGaatatatgtttcacaaaattgatggTTTCGTAATAGTTTTGCGGATGTTTTGGTAGCGGAAATATGAATTCACAAGTTATGTATCATGGAAAAGGTGCTTTTTAGGATACCACAAAGAAACACTTGGGAATAATACCAAACAAAGTCATTGATGAAACCGAAGACGGATACAACTCCACCTTTGCTATTCTTGTTAGCTTTTTGGTTGTTGAACAATCAATTCATTCAAACCACCGAGAATCCAAATCCAGCACAGATTTGAAAGAAACGCctccatttcttccatttgaagCGACTCATACAAGGATACAGAGAAATGGGAAGAACAAGCGAGATCATGAGAAGATCAGTCTTCACTTTCTTGAAAGATTTTCAGTATTTTACTTCGTTTCCTTCGCTCATCGCGTTCCCTTATGCTGTATCGATTCTCATATCGCAGTCACTCGTCTCTTCGTCGAATCTTTTGCCGTTAGTCCATGGCCGAATGAGGTCTCTTTTTCTTGCTGCAGGATTCCCTCCATCATCAGAGCTATTTGCAGTTCTCAACCTTAAACTCTCTGAAACCATTTTTACATTCCTTCTAGTCCTACCCTTTTCCCTTTCTTTCCTCCTCCTTGCCAAAGCATATGTAATTCGAGCTCTCGACTACCGTAGATTTGAAAAAGCATATCCATTTTCTTCTTGGGTTTCAGTTTTCAACACCCTTTGCGTCACGCAACTTTGGAACTCATTAGTCATGCTATCTGCAAATGCGACTTGCTTCTGTATTCTTTTAATATCTTTCAATATTTCCAATGTATTAGGCCTTTCTTCCAGGGGATCCCTGTTTCTTCTGTCTGCAACAGGAGCCATCATTTACTCCATTATTCTTGCTAATTCCTACATCACATGTAACCTGGCGTTGGTGTTATCAGGAATGGAAAAACAAGGAGGATTTGCCTCGATTGTGAAGGCATTTTTTCTGATAAGAGGCAGGACCGTAACTGCATTGTCATTAGCTGTGTCTCTCAATTTGGCGTTGGCTGCCATTGAAGCATTGTTTCAGTACCGTGTAACAAAGGCTTATCATAATTTTATGGGGCTCACTCCATCCATTGTTCTCGAGGGAATGCTCGTTGCGTATTTGTACAGCATACTTCTTGTTCTAGATGCAATCAATGGCTGTGTCTTCGCGGAATGCTGTATAAATTATCCACCGGAAAGACTGCCAGTCGCTTACATCGCTAAAAACTTCTCAAGcgcttctttgaaatttttggcTGGTGACCAAGATCAGGGTGCGGATCCAACGGGAAGGAGGAAGGACAATCGACACCCTCAAATGGATATGTATTCTAATTTCTTTCGTAATTGACAAAATAAAACTCATCACAACCAGAATTTTTTCAGTTCTTTGTAAATTACTGCAGAGTTGAATACCATTACTTGCATCGCACTTCCGTCTATCTTTTTCTAGCACTGATCATCATGGGTCCATGAACTCATACGCGACAAGTACTTATTTTATGCAAGAATTCTTCTCAGAAAAAAATTCATACTCAGTAAGCTGGTAAAGGAGATATTACActgtttttatcattatataCATTAGGGGTGGGAGACACTGGAACCCACAATCTCCCGTAAATAAGAATTGGCTTCTGGCCATTTTAGACAGCTTTGACAGATGAAAGTTGAGAAAATCACCTCAGAGACAAGTTCATGAAATTTGATCTTTCAagaatttctttaaataatttttaaaaaaggcAAACAGCATAGTGAAAGAATCCATATAATCTCTGCTCATCGGTTTTTCCTACAAATCTGTCCCAGATGGTTTTCGCATTCAAGTCACACTAGAAACATGGGCATGTAAAAAAGGAATCACATAACCAAAGAACCTATTACCTACTAGCCATCCAATTTGCACCATTCTGAGTGATTTGATTTCCACGATGAGTTAGGCATGAAAGAGCCTATTTTCTACATTCAGTGTCATGTCTTATTTTTATACAACAAACACCGACCAGCAAAAATAAGGTGGAAACATGTAGGATTCTACTTTGtttaagaaaaaactttgaatttctttatttgAGGTCGAGAGACGTTACAAGTTACAACAATCAGCATTCGTGTAACAGAGGGTTAGTGCCCTATACACTGTAGGCAGACACGTGTATCCAACAAGCACGGCCGTTCCTATTCGAAGGCAAAAGTTCCTATTCGAAGGCAAAAGAATCGTTCAACTCGAGCTTATTTTTTTTCGactcataattttttaaaaaaaatttattatataatagtGTAAATTGatctaatataaatttaatatttttgcatCTTTTTCTCCTTTCtatcacaaaaatttatttttcacgtgccaagtaaatttttttttttttataatttcttgACCTCTcgacaaattttataaaaaatttattatttctaggttcatgtgataattttttcccgctaaaaatttatttttttcgatgccaatataaacaaaaaaaatttatttcataaatttattatatagtaGTGTAATTAGACCAATATAGATACCTATTCTGTGACTCTCAGGGGTTTTGTagtgaattaattgaaaaaaatatatgaatatttctCAATAGCACACATTGTTTATAAATTCATGTTGGTTATTCTTGATCATGTTACAGTAGTAAGTGTAAAACGAAGTTTCTCAAAgttaaatttattcaaaaaatttctCTCCAACCAAtatgtcataaaaaaatattgaatgaaTTGATTATAATATCCAATGGAAAAAAATTACTGGACAATTTGATTAGTATTTTTAGTTCTAAAACATTAAAAGAGATTGTATTTTAGTTATCATTTTGTAAATTGATTATCACTCAATTACATACANCTTTCATATTGTCTTTAAGATAgtgatttaattaaaaaaattgttatgattCTAAAAGAATATGAATGTACGTTATGTTTTAATTTAAGAGTCTAAAAGTTAAGCTCAAGAGTAAAAGTTGTTAAGAGCGTCCTGCCCACAACGTGATGAGACAAGTGGGGGCACAAAAATGATCAGACTTACCAGGACCCAACCCAGTTGAGAAAGTAGTTTAAAGGTAGATTGAAGGGTAAGGTAAATGACTCCTGTTGACAGAAGTCCAAGCtcaaataataatagtaaatgCAGCCCCCGAAACAGAGGGTATAGGAGCTGCCAGTGGAATGAAAATATATGCACACGAAAAGGGCTACTTCTCAGTCGTCTTGACAGAATTCAGTTCATGTAAGGCCAGGCAGCACTTGTCTTACTCACTTTTTCATCTCATAGAGCCAAAATATTTCAGGATCAAACGGTTATGGCTGCTCAATGTAGCACAATCTGAGGGCTAACAGCCTTTATACAAATCACGACTAACCCCCATCACAAATACCAAAACAACCAACTCTTTCACACTTTTTTCGAGCTCTTTATTAACCAACTCTCACACTTTTTTCGAGCTCTTTATTAAATGGTCATCTTACATAGACACTACATCAGAGACCAATCCAATCTAGGAT
This window of the Primulina huaijiensis isolate GDHJ02 chromosome 3, ASM1229523v2, whole genome shotgun sequence genome carries:
- the LOC140974632 gene encoding uncharacterized protein, producing MGRTSEIMRRSVFTFLKDFQYFTSFPSLIAFPYAVSILISQSLVSSSNLLPLVHGRMRSLFLAAGFPPSSELFAVLNLKLSETIFTFLLVLPFSLSFLLLAKAYVIRALDYRRFEKAYPFSSWVSVFNTLCVTQLWNSLVMLSANATCFCILLISFNISNVLGLSSRGSLFLLSATGAIIYSIILANSYITCNLALVLSGMEKQGGFASIVKAFFLIRGRTVTALSLAVSLNLALAAIEALFQYRVTKAYHNFMGLTPSIVLEGMLVAYLYSILLVLDAINGCVFAECCINYPPERLPVAYIAKNFSSASLKFLAGDQDQGADPTGRRKDNRHPQMDMYSNFFRN